AGAATCCCGACGAACTGATCGGAACGGATGGCTACACCGTTTCTTTCTTCGGCATGGGCGACCTCTATTATTCGGATATAGATGTGGAGATTACCAAAAAGTTAAGCCCAGGATTCAACTTTACGCTCACCTACTTGAATCAGATCTACAATAACAAGGTACTGCACGGTGCAGCCGGTGAGAAGCCTGAGAAGATCTATGCCAATATCTTCGTCTATGATGGTAAGTATAAGCTGAGTAATAAGGTAGCCCTCCGTACCGAACTGCAATATCTGCACACGAAGCAGGATCAGGGTGACTGGATCTACGGCATGGCCGAACTCTCCATCCTGCCTTCTCTGATGCTTTCCCTCTCGGAGCAGTATAATATCGGAGAGACCAAGAAACATTATGTCATGGGGTCTGTCACCTATACTCACGGAGCACATCGAGTAGCTTTCTCTGCAGGCAAAACCCGTGCAGGGATGAACTGCTCGGGAGGTGTATGTCGTGTGGTCCCTGAGACTCAGGGATTCTACCTTTCTTATAGCACCAATCTGTAATTAAACGAAGAAAACACTGATGAAAAAGCTATTTCTCTCGCTCACGAGTCTTGTAATGGTCTTCGCTGTTGCAAGTTGCGATATAATCGACAAGGATCAAACCCTCTTGCCGGCTCCGACCAACGTGACACCCGATAATCCGGATGACAATCCTTCGGAGATCGACATTACGCAGACGCACACAGAAAAATATGTTTTGGCTGAAGAATTTACCGGCCAAAAGTGCCTCTACTGTCCCAAGGGGCACCGCAAATTGGCGGCTCTCAAGGAGCAATACGGTAAGAGATTGACTGTTGTCGGTATACATGCCGGCCCTGCATCTCTCGTGCCGCCTCTTTTCCGTACAGAGGCCGGAGACGCATATTATAGCAAGTTCGCCAATAATACCTCTTCTCTCCCTGCGCTGATGGTTTCGCGCAAAAAGTTCGGATCCTCCTACGTTTATGATAAGAGCTACAAAACGTGGGACGTGCCTATTGCCGAGCAGATGGAGCAAAAGGCGAAGATGAATATCTTTGCCGTGGCCGAATACACCGATACCCAAAAGATCAAGGTGACTGTAAAGGGTAAAGTACTGGAGGGGAATACACTCCCGAAGTCCATGGTTCAGGTGTATCTGTTGGAGGATAAGCTGATCGCTCCGCAGGCGGATGGCAATACGACAGTCGAGAATTACGAGCACAATCACGTGTTGCGTGGAGCCGTTAATGGTATTTGGGGCGAAGAATTTGTGGATCTCAAAGATTATTTGTATACTTACGCCGTTGAACCGCTCTCGGGTATGTCCTTCGTAGCCGAGAATTATTCGATTGTGGCTTTTGTATACGATGTGCAGACGTTCGAAGTGTATGACGTTGTGCATGTAAAGATCAATCCGCAATCCGATGGCAAATAATGAAAAAAACAAAAAGAAATATGAGGAAAATCTTTATCAGCATCGCATTGTTGGCAGGTTTCATTGCTACTCTCAATGCACAAGTTGTGATCAAGGTGGGAGATGCCATCTTGGAAAACAATGCCACTGTGGACATTACTGCTTTCACAACAGAAGATGGTACGGAAGAGATGAAATTTAAAGGAATGGTTATCAACCAATCCGCTACACCTATCAATGTAATCGGCAAGATTACCAAGCAAGAAATGATCGGTGATGGACACTTTGCTTTGTGCTTTGGTCAGTGTATGCTGCCGAATGTATCTGTATCCCCCGTTGTGGAGGTTGGTGGCGAAGGAGAGCCCCTCTCTTTGCGTTATACATTTCCCGTGTCCAATGAAGGGCATACGGGAGCTTTCACTTTTAGCTGCTTCCCCGAGAGCGGTGCTCCCGGCACAGAATTGGCTACAGTGAACATTAACTTCAAGTACAAAGGCGGTGGAACCGATTTGACTAATATCGGGCTGGGGCGTATAGCTCTTATCCAGAGCGGCAATACTTGCACCCTTCAGTACAACAGCAATGGCAAGCGTCTTGCCCTTGAAGTGTACAATCTCTTAGGTGTAAAGGTATTTACCTCTCAGCTGCCAGCAGGATCCGGCTCTTATACGCTGCCAGTGCGTCTGCAGCGTGGTGTGCATATCTTCCGCATCACAGAAGGAGGTAAGCCTGCGTTTGTTCAGAAGTATCTGATTAAGTAATAATGGGAGTACGGCCAAAGCCTGCACGATTTGAAGGCTAAGGACGTTTTTCCCAAGATAAAAGAGGCTACTTCGGAGTTCGACATAGACTTCGGGGCAGTCTCTTCGTTATATTTTCACGTCACTGAATCTGATTGAGGAAGGATTCGGCATCATTTCTATATTAGATATAGTGCCGACATTTGTCATCCGAAAGCAGACAGTAATACTTTATCATCATGGCAAAGATATTGGTGGCATTTAACACCGTGAGCGAGGGGTTCGACCGGCTTACCGCTCGTCACAAAGTGGTTTTCCCGCCCAAAGGGCGCGATTTTACTCAAGAAGAAATAGCAGAGCGTATCGTGGATTGCGATGTTCTCTGTTCCGTATTCGACATTCCGATCGGTAGGGATTTGATTGACAAAGGCCGATCGCTTAAGTTGATCGCGAACTATGCTGTCGGGTACAATAATATCGATGTGACTTATGCAGCATCGAAAGGTATTGTTGTGACGAATACTCCGCGAGCTGTAATAGAACCGACGGCAGATTTGGCTCTGGCTCTGCTTCTAAGCTGTACGCGCCGTATTGCGGAATGGGACAGGCTTTTCCGTCGCGATGGCGAGATGGTGGAACGGGGACGGCTATGTCGTCTTGGAGTCAATCTCTATGGTAAGACGTTGGGCATTATAGGCTTCGGGAATATCGGGGCTGCAGTGGCACGTCGATGCAAAGCTTTTGGCATGAATGTTCTCTACAACAAACGCACTCGACTGAGCGAAGCAGAGGAAAAGGCTCAAGGGATCACCTTTGCAGACAAAGACGACTTGATTCGCCGGGCTGATGTTCTGTCGCTCCACACGCCTTTGACTCCCGAAACGAAACATTTGATCGGGACTGCGGAGCTTTCCATGATGAAACCGACAGCCATCCTGATCAATACGGCTCGTGGTGCCGTAGTGGACGAACGAGCTTTGGTTGAGGCTCTGCGTGAAAAGCGTATTGCCGCTGCCGGCCTCGATGTCTTCGAGAATAACGATATTCCTTCTCCCGAACTCTTTGCTATGGACAATGTCAGCTTAACGCCTCATGTCGGTACTCAAACTTATGATTCTCGTGTCGAGATGGTACATGAGCTTTGCGATAATGTCCTTGGCTTCCTGCATGGCGATCGTCCGATCAGCCGCGTAAACTGAATCCGGCAGAAATAACAAATAATCCATACAGAATAATAATGAATACAACAAGGCAGAACGGAAACTATCTCCTGCCCATTATCATGATGATCGCCCTTTTCGGGATGATCTCTTTTGTTACAGGTTTGGCCAGCCCCATGGGGGTGATTGTCAAAAATCAGTTCCAGACCTCCAACTTTATGGCCACGCTCGGTTACTTTGCCAATTTCATTGCTTATGCATTTATGGGCTACCCTGCGGGGATGCTACTCCAGCGAATCGGTTATAAGCAGACAGCTTTATCCGCCATCGCCGTCGGATTTGTAGGCATAGGAATACAGCTCTTGTCCGGAGAGATGGGCAGCTTCTCTATTTATTTAGTCGGCGCATTTGTTGCCGGGTTCTCCATGTGTATGCTCAATACGGTAGTCAATCCGATGCTCAATACCTTGGGTGGCGGAGGCAACCGCGGTAACCAGCTTATTCAGGTGGGAGGCTCTTTCAATTCGCTGATGGCGACTCTGGTACCCGTGCTCGTGGGTTACTTTATCGGGAGCAACGTTCAGCAGGCCAATATCAAGCAGGCTTATCCCGCTATCATCCTGGCCATGTGTATTTTTGCACTCGCTTTTGTAGTGCTTTATTTCGTCAATATCCCCGAGCCGGCCGCCACGAAAAACAGCAGCACGGAGAAGCTGTCGCATAGTCCTTTTGCTTTTCGCCATTTTGTGTTGGGCACAATAGCCATATTCCTTTATGTGGGGATAGAAGTGAGCATTCAGGATTTTATCAATAAGTATATGACTTCCTCTTTCGATAAAGGTGGCTTGGGCTTTGATGCTACGATCGCCGGCTCTGTGGTTGGGACATATTGGTTCCTGATGCTTATCGGACGTATGATCGGAGCCGCCGTAGGAGCAAAAGTATCCAGTAAGGCTATGCTCACCTTCGTGTCCTCATTAGGAATAATTTTGGTCCTGGCTGCCATCTTTACCCCGATCGGACTACAAGCCTCTATGCCAGTCTTTCGCTCCGATATATCGTTCGGCCTTAACACCATACCGATGAGTATCGTTTTCCTTGTGCTTTGCGGTCTTTGTACTTCCGTCATGTGGGGAGGTATTTTCAACCTCGCAGTGGAAGGTCTCGGGAAATATACCGAATCAGCTTCCGGTTTCTTCATGGTCATGGTTTGCGGTGGAGGGATTTTGCCACTGATCCAAGGTTATTTTGCAGACTGGCTCGGTTATATCAATAGCTATTGGGTAATAGTCGTAGCATTGGTATTCCTGCTTTATTATGCTTTGGCAGGCTATCGCAATGTGAATAAGGATATTCCCGTAGTTTGATCGTAAATTGCAAATTTTCAGATAAATGAGCAAAATGAGGCTGTGTCAAAATTCGATTTTGGTGCAGCCTCCTTTTTTATTCCTCATCGAACGGCAAAGCCTGTATTTTCCAATAGTAGATTCTTCCAAAACTACTAGTACGTCATTCGACGTAAAAAAATGCCAATGTATTCGTTCCCTGATTAGCGGTTTACACACTAAGATCTTGGGAGTTATAGGTTGTTCCGTTCCGGCAATTGCATAGGGGGCAATCCTGCTTCTGCCCGGATCGGACCAACATTGAATTTCGGATTGTTTTTTGACTGAATGTTGCAGTCCGTACAGGAAGATGGGCTATACCACAGGGCACATGGCACTACTCCGTAGAGGATGACGGGCTATCCCGTACAGCTCTTCGAGGTACGCTGTAGAGCTCGGCGAGGTACGCTCTACAGCGTAGCGAGCCGAGCCGTAGAGTTCCGCTCCGTGAGCCGTAGAGGTGGCCGAGCTGAGCCGTAGAGCCCGGCGCGGTGAGCCCTACAGCGTAGCTCGAAGGGCCGTAGAGCGCAGCTCGGTACGCTCTACGGCGTAGCCCGAGTCGCTGTAGGGCGTAGCTCGACCCCCTTTCGGCGTATGTTCCGAACGGCTATAAAACAATGCGGATTCGATCCAAGAAAAACATGCAATATGCTGTTTGTCAATGTATTTCATTTGTCTGTTGAGAGGTTTCAGCTTCGAGGGGCTCCGACGTCCAATGAGACGTCAAACTTTTTCCCTTTCATTTTCTGATTCGGTTATAGTCAATATCCCATCAAGAGTTTGATCGATAAGGCGGATCTTATGAGGATCGACACCATATCGCTTACATCGAACTCACGTTAACCTATATCGAACACCGGGGCTCATGATATCCAAATGTGTCAATAAGCAAAGATTACCCCGGTCGGGCTCGGTTTTGAGGTCCAACCGGGGGAAAGAGGAACTTTATCATCCTCGACAGTTACTCTCCTTCAATCAAAAATGATTCTGAAAAGGGGGAGAATTATTGACCGCCCCAATTTCAAAGGTCTCACATTGATGTATGCGGACTTGATTTGCCACAAAAAAGAGCACCGAAACAGAAGTCCCGGTGCACCTTAATAATCAATATGGAAAACTCCACTTACTTTTTGCCAAGCAGCATATCAAGGTTGCGCTGCGCATTTGCATCTCCTTCTGCAACGGCCTTACGGAAGAAGGTTTCGGCACGAGCAAAATCTCCCGTACGAGCATAAGCAGCTCCAAGGATATTGCTTACACCCTTTTCTGTCTGAATCGGACTCAACAGAGCAATTGCCTGTTGAACATCTCCACCGTTAAAAGCGGCTACAGCCAAATTGATTCGGCCCGTTACACTTTCAGGGAAATACTTAAGGGTCGTATTCAGAGCAAACAAACGCTCTTGGTGCCCCTCAGGATAAGACATTGCCACACGGTACATTTCGGCTTCACTAAGTTCTTTCGGAGCAGTCTTAATGATTTCACGAGCTTCTTCGAGGGTATAATCACGAACGATATACCCCATGGTTATCGTATTGCGACGCAAATTCGGATAGATCTGATCCAAGATATGACGATAAGACGAAAGTTGCTTCAGAGCCTGTTCACGTGCATCATCATCGGCATATTTATCGGAGTTGATTATCTCCAATACGCGGTCACGATCGGCTATATCACTCTTTTCGATAGCCAGTTTCAGCCCCTTCCAATCTTCACCGCCGAACTTAGTGGTTATATTCGGCAATGTTTTGCCATACTTACGCACCAATTCTTCCGCGAGTCTTTTAGCACGGCGCTCCGACAAAGCCTTATTGTGGGCTATTGAAGCCTCGGGAGAAGCAAACCCTTCGATGATCATTTTATTGACCGAATAGTTTGGATTGGCCTTAACGGTGCTTACAAATTCTTTGATTTTTTCTAACTCCGCCTTATTGTTGCGATACTCAGGAAGGACATCTGCCTTATCGACTTTGAAGTTGATATAAGCATCAAAGCTGGACTCTCGCTGCTTTTCCTCTTCTTCGGCCGGAGTAATGTGTGCCAACAGATAAGGAGCCTCTGCCGGATTGAAGAGTGGATCAAAAGGAACAATATTACTCGAGAGACCTACTGGGCATTTGGCACAACCTCGCACCTCCTCACGAACCACAAACTTGGCATCCATCATCCATGGAGCATAAGCATGTTCTCCTGTAAAAGTAAACTGCTCGCTCTTCCCATTATAACGGCGAATGTATTGAGCTGCATGTTTTGCTTGGGGCAAAGCCGAACTAAATGCGATTTCACGCTTGAGAGCTTTTGTTCTATTGCGGCCTGTAATGACTACCGAAGGAAATTCTACCCGGCTGGTACCATCTTCTGAACGAAGAATAGGCGTAACAATGATCATCTGAGTGCTCTTGAGCTTTAAATTACTCATATCTGCCGCACCATTCAGTACAACCTTATTTCCGGTTTTGTCCAACGAAATTTTATATGAAATTACTCCCTCGTAAGCATTTTGAGCGACCAAACCGGCAACAGCGGCGAAGAGAGCGATAAGAGTTAGTTGTATTCTTTTCATATTAAAAGCCTCTTTCTTTTGAGAGTTCATTTATTAGGAATTACTTAAACAGATAGATTAACGAAAGAGTGGCTCGCGTCAGGCCAAAGTAATCGGCCTTCTTGTCAACACCAACTTTCTTCCCACACTCTACACATTGATACTTGTCATAATCGAAGTGAATATAACCACCGCCGATACTCGCTTCCAGATTCCAATGATTGCCCAAGATCCACTGACGGCCTATACTGATACCGCCACCATAGAACCATCCTTGATAACGATGATACTTGGCATCGTCGAAGTCGCTCTTAGGATGAATGGAGCCAACAGGAGGGACCGATATCCCTGCGATATTCATTTGACCGACATGGCCATGAAGTCCGATAAACACTCCATTGAATTTCTCACAGAACCAATAACGCAATTCCGGCTGGGCAAGCCAATGCTTCCAATAATGATCATCGCTGATCTTGAAAGGGTTTACTCCCCCTAAGAGATCCACAGTCATTTTAGGACCTACACCTATTTCCAAGGCCAAGTTAGGAGTTAGCGTTGCATCATAAAGCAAATTATTCTTAAGAGCCACGCGCTGAGCGGATACACCAAGCAACCCACTCAAAAACAACAACAAGAAAATCAAATTCTTCTTCATACGCTTCCTTTATGTTATACTTATAATTATCTGCATGTTAAGCATGCACTTTTTCCCCACAAAAAACCTAATTTCAAGACATAATAAATAATACAACCCAAAGAGACTTAGCTACTTTTTGTGGCAAAGATGCACAAAAAAACTGATTTAGACATCCCATTCCAGGGCTGATGCAGGGGTGACGCATTAAAATTGTATTGTCATTAGTTGTTGTGGCTTCATTCGAGCCAGTTTCTTTTGAATACGAGGGATTGAGGACTTCATATTTGTCTTCAGTCGCTCTATAATGAGTAAATTGATCTTTTGAGACCTTTGCAAAATAAGGAGGTGGAGTAAAGAGGAGTTCTTGGCATAAAAGGAGCGAGTGAAAGAGGTGGCAGTAAGGAGTGAAAGTAGTTGTAAATCCCCCCTTTGAGGAGCTACTTGTACGAGCTCCTCAAGGGTGGTTATGCCTTATCCTACGGATGAGGACATAATTATCCCCGGGGTTCTGTATAAATTAAAGGCGATGCTTTCAAGAATGTTTTGAGTATGGGTCTTGGCAAGTCCCCGGTATCGACATCGTCCGCCATGAAACCACCGCCGAATACTGCCAAAGGTGCG
This genomic stretch from Porphyromonas gingivalis ATCC 33277 harbors:
- a CDS encoding DUF3575 domain-containing protein encodes the protein MKKNLIFLLLFLSGLLGVSAQRVALKNNLLYDATLTPNLALEIGVGPKMTVDLLGGVNPFKISDDHYWKHWLAQPELRYWFCEKFNGVFIGLHGHVGQMNIAGISVPPVGSIHPKSDFDDAKYHRYQGWFYGGGISIGRQWILGNHWNLEASIGGGYIHFDYDKYQCVECGKKVGVDKKADYFGLTRATLSLIYLFK
- a CDS encoding DUF3868 domain-containing protein: MKRIQLTLIALFAAVAGLVAQNAYEGVISYKISLDKTGNKVVLNGAADMSNLKLKSTQMIIVTPILRSEDGTSRVEFPSVVITGRNRTKALKREIAFSSALPQAKHAAQYIRRYNGKSEQFTFTGEHAYAPWMMDAKFVVREEVRGCAKCPVGLSSNIVPFDPLFNPAEAPYLLAHITPAEEEEKQRESSFDAYINFKVDKADVLPEYRNNKAELEKIKEFVSTVKANPNYSVNKMIIEGFASPEASIAHNKALSERRAKRLAEELVRKYGKTLPNITTKFGGEDWKGLKLAIEKSDIADRDRVLEIINSDKYADDDAREQALKQLSSYRHILDQIYPNLRRNTITMGYIVRDYTLEEAREIIKTAPKELSEAEMYRVAMSYPEGHQERLFALNTTLKYFPESVTGRINLAVAAFNGGDVQQAIALLSPIQTEKGVSNILGAAYARTGDFARAETFFRKAVAEGDANAQRNLDMLLGKK
- a CDS encoding T9SS type A sorting domain-containing protein, producing the protein MRKIFISIALLAGFIATLNAQVVIKVGDAILENNATVDITAFTTEDGTEEMKFKGMVINQSATPINVIGKITKQEMIGDGHFALCFGQCMLPNVSVSPVVEVGGEGEPLSLRYTFPVSNEGHTGAFTFSCFPESGAPGTELATVNINFKYKGGGTDLTNIGLGRIALIQSGNTCTLQYNSNGKRLALEVYNLLGVKVFTSQLPAGSGSYTLPVRLQRGVHIFRITEGGKPAFVQKYLIK
- a CDS encoding 2-hydroxyacid dehydrogenase family protein, which codes for MAKILVAFNTVSEGFDRLTARHKVVFPPKGRDFTQEEIAERIVDCDVLCSVFDIPIGRDLIDKGRSLKLIANYAVGYNNIDVTYAASKGIVVTNTPRAVIEPTADLALALLLSCTRRIAEWDRLFRRDGEMVERGRLCRLGVNLYGKTLGIIGFGNIGAAVARRCKAFGMNVLYNKRTRLSEAEEKAQGITFADKDDLIRRADVLSLHTPLTPETKHLIGTAELSMMKPTAILINTARGAVVDERALVEALREKRIAAAGLDVFENNDIPSPELFAMDNVSLTPHVGTQTYDSRVEMVHELCDNVLGFLHGDRPISRVN
- a CDS encoding MFS transporter, with translation MNTTRQNGNYLLPIIMMIALFGMISFVTGLASPMGVIVKNQFQTSNFMATLGYFANFIAYAFMGYPAGMLLQRIGYKQTALSAIAVGFVGIGIQLLSGEMGSFSIYLVGAFVAGFSMCMLNTVVNPMLNTLGGGGNRGNQLIQVGGSFNSLMATLVPVLVGYFIGSNVQQANIKQAYPAIILAMCIFALAFVVLYFVNIPEPAATKNSSTEKLSHSPFAFRHFVLGTIAIFLYVGIEVSIQDFINKYMTSSFDKGGLGFDATIAGSVVGTYWFLMLIGRMIGAAVGAKVSSKAMLTFVSSLGIILVLAAIFTPIGLQASMPVFRSDISFGLNTIPMSIVFLVLCGLCTSVMWGGIFNLAVEGLGKYTESASGFFMVMVCGGGILPLIQGYFADWLGYINSYWVIVVALVFLLYYALAGYRNVNKDIPVV
- the omp28 gene encoding outer membrane lipoprotein Omp28, coding for MKKLFLSLTSLVMVFAVASCDIIDKDQTLLPAPTNVTPDNPDDNPSEIDITQTHTEKYVLAEEFTGQKCLYCPKGHRKLAALKEQYGKRLTVVGIHAGPASLVPPLFRTEAGDAYYSKFANNTSSLPALMVSRKKFGSSYVYDKSYKTWDVPIAEQMEQKAKMNIFAVAEYTDTQKIKVTVKGKVLEGNTLPKSMVQVYLLEDKLIAPQADGNTTVENYEHNHVLRGAVNGIWGEEFVDLKDYLYTYAVEPLSGMSFVAENYSIVAFVYDVQTFEVYDVVHVKINPQSDGK